A part of Bacillus thuringiensis genomic DNA contains:
- a CDS encoding aldo/keto reductase, with product MKNLQSKTKLHNGVEMPWFGLGVFKVEEGPELVEAIKAAIKAGYRSIDTAAIYGNETAVGEGIRAGIEATGISREELFITSKVWNADQGFEETIAAYEESLKKLKLDYLDLYLVHWPVEGKYKDTWRALETLYKEKRVRAIGVSNFQIHHLQDVIKDAEIKPMINQVEYHPRLTQKELQAFCKEQGIQMEAWSPLMQGQLLDNETLQTIAEKHGKTTAQVILRWDLQNGVITIPKSTKEHRIIANADVFNFELTKEDMDKIDALNENHRVGPDPDNFDF from the coding sequence ATGAAAAACTTACAAAGTAAAACAAAATTGCATAACGGCGTAGAAATGCCTTGGTTCGGTTTAGGTGTATTTAAAGTAGAAGAAGGACCAGAACTTGTAGAAGCGATTAAAGCAGCAATTAAAGCAGGATATCGTAGCATCGATACAGCGGCGATTTACGGAAATGAAACAGCTGTAGGTGAAGGAATCCGTGCTGGTATTGAAGCGACTGGAATTTCAAGAGAAGAATTATTTATCACTTCAAAAGTATGGAACGCAGATCAGGGATTCGAAGAAACAATTGCTGCATATGAAGAAAGTTTAAAAAAATTAAAACTAGATTATTTAGATTTATATCTTGTTCACTGGCCTGTAGAAGGGAAATATAAAGATACGTGGAGAGCGTTAGAAACCCTTTATAAAGAAAAGCGTGTACGTGCAATTGGCGTAAGTAACTTCCAAATCCATCATCTGCAAGATGTAATAAAAGATGCAGAAATTAAGCCAATGATTAACCAAGTAGAATACCACCCTCGTTTAACACAAAAAGAATTACAAGCTTTCTGTAAAGAACAAGGTATTCAAATGGAAGCATGGTCACCATTAATGCAAGGTCAATTATTAGATAATGAAACATTACAAACAATTGCTGAGAAACACGGTAAAACAACAGCACAAGTTATTTTACGTTGGGATCTTCAAAATGGAGTAATTACAATTCCAAAATCAACGAAAGAACACCGCATTATTGCAAATGCTGATGTATTTAACTTTGAATTAACGAAAGAAGATATGGACAAAATCGATGCGTTAAATGAAAATCACCGCGTTGGTCCAGATCCTGATAACTTTGATTTCTAA
- a CDS encoding nitroreductase family protein has protein sequence MTKDFYTALKERRTYYGINKEVQVSDEKIKEIVEFAVKYTPSAFNSQTARLVVLFGEAHNKLWDITTETLRKVVGDGDFSGTQQKMDSFKAGYGTVLFFEDEAIVKSLQEKFAAYAENFPIWSHQASGMHQLVVWTALEAEGLGASLQHYNPLIDDEVKQEWNVPANWKLIAQMPFGNPTAAPGEKEFQPLEERVKFHK, from the coding sequence ATGACAAAAGATTTCTATACTGCACTGAAAGAAAGACGTACTTACTATGGAATTAACAAAGAGGTACAAGTATCGGATGAAAAAATTAAAGAAATCGTGGAGTTTGCTGTGAAATATACTCCATCAGCTTTCAATTCTCAAACTGCGCGATTAGTTGTATTATTTGGTGAAGCTCATAATAAATTATGGGATATTACAACTGAAACATTAAGAAAAGTAGTTGGAGATGGAGATTTTTCAGGAACGCAACAAAAAATGGATTCCTTTAAAGCTGGTTATGGAACAGTACTATTCTTTGAAGATGAGGCTATCGTTAAATCGCTTCAAGAAAAATTTGCTGCATATGCTGAAAACTTCCCAATTTGGTCACACCAAGCATCAGGTATGCACCAGTTAGTTGTGTGGACAGCATTAGAAGCAGAGGGATTAGGAGCATCTTTACAACATTATAATCCATTAATTGATGATGAGGTAAAACAAGAATGGAATGTTCCTGCTAACTGGAAACTAATTGCACAAATGCCATTTGGTAATCCAACAGCTGCCCCAGGTGAAAAAGAATTCCAACCGCTTGAAGAGCGTGTGAAATTTCATAAATAA
- a CDS encoding methyl-accepting chemotaxis protein: MELLRNSKVGTKLNILITISSIACIVLSLIGFWGLERGKSTSSNMYEDNLLPIEWIGIVESNFYHVNMNFMEIMLSKDEKRMNELIREMDGIRKENDHLLKQFEAKVISTKEKELYNTFHETFNELRTQMKKAQELGKSNNEEAYAYYLKEIEPNMQKSIKSIRELILYNSNNAELLQKENNNSAQNTMIMFVSISILAILIIILIGYIIKITIRKPLALLQSDMEKVAAGDLTTRTPYKANNELGHIVQSFNSMLDNLQQLIANVKMTTQEVISTTEGVLQDTNRASSISNEVVQTVLEVKTKIEGQVTSIQESSSSMEEITTGVQTVAESSAVVAEVAVTTTERINIGSEVINHSILQMNSVHDVVEETSKVINKLVTRTQQIDTALAAITNIAEQTNLLALNAAIEAARAGENGKGFAVVATEVRDLAEQSKESAKEVNHLIKSIQKDTQDTVNVMQKGQQKAVEGKEAAYKANQTFLSIMRDIDKITGQIQEVSAATEEMTAGTEEVNASLSLVSETATDVKKETLQTVNSIQSQAVSIEQISIQSNKMKEKVEELTELVSKFNITEQKR; this comes from the coding sequence TTGGAATTATTAAGAAACAGTAAAGTTGGTACAAAACTAAACATATTAATAACTATATCAAGTATTGCATGTATAGTATTATCCCTAATAGGGTTTTGGGGATTAGAAAGAGGGAAAAGTACTTCCTCTAATATGTATGAGGATAATTTACTACCAATTGAGTGGATTGGGATTGTAGAATCTAATTTTTATCACGTTAATATGAACTTTATGGAAATAATGTTATCAAAAGATGAAAAAAGAATGAACGAATTAATAAGAGAAATGGATGGAATTCGTAAGGAAAATGATCATCTTTTAAAGCAGTTTGAGGCTAAAGTTATTTCTACTAAAGAAAAAGAATTATATAACACGTTTCATGAAACATTTAATGAATTAAGGACTCAAATGAAGAAAGCACAAGAATTAGGGAAATCTAATAATGAGGAAGCATATGCATATTACCTAAAAGAGATTGAACCTAATATGCAAAAATCAATAAAATCAATTCGTGAATTGATTTTATATAATAGTAATAATGCAGAGCTTTTACAGAAGGAAAATAATAATAGTGCTCAAAATACAATGATAATGTTTGTTAGTATTTCGATTTTAGCAATTTTAATAATTATATTAATCGGATATATTATTAAAATAACTATCCGAAAACCACTTGCGTTACTACAAAGTGATATGGAAAAAGTAGCAGCTGGAGATTTAACAACACGTACTCCTTATAAAGCAAATAATGAATTAGGGCATATTGTTCAGTCTTTTAACAGTATGTTAGATAACCTTCAACAATTAATTGCGAATGTTAAGATGACAACACAAGAGGTTATTTCTACTACGGAGGGCGTATTACAAGATACAAATCGAGCGTCTAGTATTTCAAATGAGGTTGTACAGACTGTTTTAGAAGTAAAAACAAAAATAGAAGGACAGGTAACTAGTATTCAAGAGAGCTCATCCTCAATGGAAGAAATTACAACCGGGGTGCAAACTGTAGCTGAATCTTCAGCTGTAGTCGCTGAGGTAGCAGTAACGACTACAGAACGAATAAATATTGGTAGTGAAGTGATAAATCACTCTATTCTTCAAATGAATAGTGTGCATGATGTTGTCGAGGAAACATCAAAAGTAATAAATAAACTTGTTACACGTACACAACAGATTGATACAGCTCTCGCTGCAATTACTAATATTGCCGAACAAACGAATCTACTTGCCTTAAATGCCGCTATTGAAGCGGCACGTGCTGGAGAGAATGGGAAAGGGTTTGCAGTGGTTGCCACAGAAGTTCGAGATTTGGCTGAACAATCTAAAGAATCTGCGAAAGAGGTTAATCATTTAATAAAATCGATTCAAAAAGATACCCAAGATACAGTTAATGTCATGCAAAAAGGACAACAAAAGGCAGTAGAAGGAAAAGAAGCTGCTTACAAAGCGAACCAAACCTTCTTGTCTATTATGAGAGATATTGATAAGATTACAGGTCAAATTCAAGAAGTATCCGCAGCGACAGAAGAGATGACTGCTGGTACAGAAGAAGTAAATGCTTCTCTTTCGCTAGTTTCTGAAACTGCAACGGATGTGAAAAAGGAGACTCTTCAAACAGTAAATTCAATTCAATCACAGGCCGTATCAATTGAACAAATATCAATCCAATCCAACAAAATGAAAGAAAAGGTGGAAGAATTAACGGAATTGGTTTCAAAATTTAATATTACAGAACAAAAAAGATGA
- a CDS encoding putative mucin/carbohydrate-binding domain-containing protein, whose amino-acid sequence MKRLLVIGIMYTMFFLIGNIHLHADERTNVKEITSLEEPTWIFQAGISKGKYHDRQDLGFILQRNTPLKVRQTNPNFKDKLTLRLLSNDSKNEKSIQVGNEWVTIQGDTPLVPLIDTPYGEEHAMLEYQVGNKSATKPLPIYKQQGSVSQFFSTWDQFDGEYALLQGESFQLFIPKKDKELVRSLKDFQSLDELIAYYEDIFAMYNSIIGLDGSAVENKKSQNRYFLKADISGAGGAYYGSNWTANSSDSTKMWLDKLSWGTLHEIAHGYQAGFDNQGIFTGEVSNNLFGVQYQYSKYGKKADQVGWLFNFGKKEQVERNLYNALMKENKNYDDLDLRQKLILLTMAKQKAGDEAFVKMYQGYRKLASNAAFKKGDHSLPDLMNQYYSENAKVDFTPVFERWGFKLNNKQIEMNSAKGYPAVTSLAYIVPESQLAKARSLVDPDIPINSNFEIVTNQQIASLGLKGNLHIHLHTNEIDTLKGGKIKLKEGNTVIQEKTIETKDINLQDVPNGVYTVEISGGETDSMYNFSSYYAYVKEKDNSLTIDVNEMKVSKLTNQTIQFLGLGDDQFAELNTDVEQNRAIFTVTTKTPHSYYAGEKYASIEVFNEKGEKIYTKEMEGTNVTIVKDTIPLKEGYRIKIYHDEIKKRLTSKATIINSINKTNEFIMTKWGLKNTYLQNNPEENLMQRIDEEMEGIISNPVLKEIPMQKLEMKKNVWMAIHMLSEPQKITYMNKYKDSLYNE is encoded by the coding sequence ATGAAAAGATTACTTGTTATAGGCATAATGTATACAATGTTTTTCCTCATAGGAAATATACACTTACATGCTGATGAACGAACAAATGTAAAAGAAATTACTAGTTTAGAAGAGCCTACTTGGATATTTCAGGCGGGCATAAGTAAGGGGAAATATCACGATCGACAAGATTTAGGGTTTATTTTGCAGAGAAATACACCATTAAAGGTAAGACAAACGAATCCTAATTTTAAAGACAAATTAACATTACGTTTATTGTCTAATGACTCAAAAAATGAAAAATCCATACAAGTAGGAAATGAATGGGTTACGATTCAAGGTGATACGCCTTTAGTTCCTTTAATAGATACTCCGTATGGTGAAGAGCACGCTATGCTTGAGTACCAAGTAGGGAATAAAAGTGCTACTAAACCTCTTCCCATTTATAAACAACAAGGAAGCGTATCTCAATTTTTTAGTACATGGGATCAATTTGATGGAGAGTATGCATTACTTCAAGGGGAGAGTTTCCAATTATTTATACCTAAAAAAGATAAAGAGTTAGTAAGATCTTTAAAAGATTTTCAATCATTGGATGAGTTAATTGCGTATTATGAAGATATTTTTGCGATGTATAATTCAATTATTGGTTTAGATGGTTCAGCGGTTGAAAATAAAAAAAGTCAAAATCGTTATTTTTTAAAAGCAGATATATCTGGTGCTGGCGGTGCCTATTATGGCTCAAATTGGACAGCGAATAGTTCAGATAGTACAAAAATGTGGTTAGATAAACTAAGTTGGGGAACTTTACATGAAATCGCTCATGGATACCAAGCTGGCTTTGATAATCAAGGAATATTTACAGGAGAAGTTTCTAATAATCTATTTGGTGTTCAATATCAATATAGTAAATACGGAAAAAAAGCAGATCAAGTTGGTTGGTTGTTTAATTTCGGGAAAAAGGAACAGGTAGAACGGAATTTATACAATGCTTTAATGAAAGAAAATAAAAATTATGATGACTTAGATTTACGACAAAAACTTATTCTTTTAACGATGGCGAAACAAAAAGCTGGCGATGAAGCTTTTGTAAAAATGTATCAAGGTTATCGAAAACTAGCTAGCAATGCTGCTTTCAAAAAAGGTGACCATTCTTTACCAGATTTAATGAATCAATATTATAGTGAGAATGCAAAAGTTGATTTCACACCCGTTTTTGAAAGATGGGGCTTTAAGCTTAATAATAAACAAATAGAAATGAATAGTGCGAAAGGTTATCCAGCTGTTACTTCTTTAGCTTATATAGTGCCTGAATCACAATTAGCTAAAGCGAGATCTTTAGTTGATCCTGATATTCCGATAAACTCCAATTTTGAAATAGTTACGAATCAGCAAATTGCTTCACTTGGGCTAAAAGGGAATTTGCATATTCATTTACATACAAATGAAATAGATACATTGAAAGGAGGAAAAATTAAATTAAAAGAGGGGAATACAGTTATTCAGGAGAAAACAATTGAAACAAAAGATATCAATTTACAAGACGTACCAAATGGGGTTTATACAGTTGAAATTTCAGGTGGGGAAACGGATAGTATGTACAATTTTAGTTCGTATTATGCCTATGTAAAAGAAAAAGATAATAGTCTAACGATTGATGTTAACGAAATGAAAGTGAGCAAGTTAACAAATCAAACGATTCAATTCCTAGGATTAGGAGATGACCAATTCGCTGAATTAAATACGGATGTAGAGCAAAATCGAGCTATTTTTACGGTTACTACTAAAACGCCTCATAGCTATTATGCAGGTGAAAAATATGCATCGATAGAGGTCTTTAATGAAAAAGGTGAAAAAATTTATACGAAGGAAATGGAAGGAACAAATGTAACGATAGTAAAAGATACCATTCCACTAAAAGAAGGATATAGAATTAAAATCTATCATGATGAGATAAAAAAACGATTAACTAGTAAAGCTACTATTATTAATTCTATAAATAAAACGAATGAATTTATAATGACCAAATGGGGATTGAAAAATACTTATTTGCAAAATAATCCAGAAGAAAATCTTATGCAAAGAATTGATGAGGAAATGGAAGGAATTATAAGTAATCCGGTTTTAAAAGAGATACCAATGCAAAAATTAGAAATGAAAAAGAATGTGTGGATGGCAATACATATGTTATCAGAACCACAAAAAATAACGTATATGAATAAATATAAAGATAGCTTATATAATGAGTAG
- a CDS encoding winged helix-turn-helix transcriptional regulator gives MNDSTLCPRFEKGMKFFSQRWTALIIYQLFSGPQRFCTLESSLPVSGRLLSERLKELELEGIVERKVFPETPVRIEYSLTQKGFALEAIIRGIEEWSQEWIELEE, from the coding sequence ATGAATGATTCTACATTATGCCCTCGCTTTGAAAAAGGAATGAAATTTTTTAGTCAACGATGGACAGCACTAATTATTTACCAACTTTTCTCTGGACCTCAGCGCTTTTGTACGCTTGAATCTTCTCTTCCTGTTAGCGGAAGATTACTTTCAGAAAGATTGAAAGAATTAGAACTAGAAGGAATTGTCGAACGTAAAGTCTTTCCTGAGACACCCGTTCGTATAGAATATTCTTTAACTCAAAAAGGGTTTGCCTTAGAAGCCATTATTCGCGGAATAGAAGAATGGTCACAAGAATGGATAGAACTTGAGGAATAA
- a CDS encoding 5' nucleotidase, NT5C type translates to MKFGFDIDDTLIDLRQHAFHLYNKKLNKKVGLDVFHSLKTIEIHEAFGMTSEEGSHMWNSLLDEIYYTSCSPFPYAVETLQELERQGHEIYYITARPKKHGEQTKKWLIEKGFPVHEDRFFYGMKDEEKIHFIQEIKLNYFFDDKPAVLETLIGKPINVYAKTTSYNQHLNIPRITSWTELGNIIKKEM, encoded by the coding sequence GTGAAGTTTGGATTTGATATCGATGATACATTAATTGATTTAAGGCAGCATGCTTTTCATTTATATAATAAGAAATTAAACAAAAAAGTAGGATTGGATGTATTTCATTCTTTAAAAACAATTGAAATTCATGAAGCATTTGGCATGACTTCGGAGGAAGGCAGTCATATGTGGAATAGTTTGCTGGATGAGATTTATTATACTTCTTGTTCACCGTTTCCATATGCAGTAGAGACATTACAAGAATTAGAAAGACAGGGACATGAAATATACTATATAACAGCTCGGCCTAAAAAACATGGAGAGCAAACAAAAAAATGGTTAATAGAAAAAGGTTTTCCGGTACATGAAGATCGCTTTTTCTATGGAATGAAGGATGAAGAAAAAATACACTTCATACAAGAAATAAAATTAAACTATTTCTTTGATGATAAGCCGGCAGTCTTAGAAACGTTAATAGGAAAGCCGATAAATGTGTATGCAAAAACTACTTCTTACAATCAACATCTCAATATCCCGCGTATTACAAGTTGGACGGAGTTAGGAAATATTATAAAGAAAGAAATGTGA
- a CDS encoding GTP cyclohydrolase II, with protein sequence MVTTDTIHMLEDTIQFIHQDEKDIYLVGPIKLPINLYGETKVFQWYSWLQCNEVTNSVEGIIEKLSSINLADMQQSSVLVYGDFENSEDALIRMHSICHTGDIFGSKRCDCGFQLKQSLQMITEHGSGALFYLANHEGRGIGLFSKAMTYLLQENGLDTVEANLNLGFEDDVRNYDDTIEVLKALRSKPVKLITNNPKKLEALQKAGLNVTSREPLWGDVSEFNEKYLQTKIQRSGHFEGGHLHA encoded by the coding sequence ATGGTTACAACAGATACAATTCATATGTTAGAAGATACAATTCAATTTATACATCAAGATGAAAAGGATATTTATTTAGTAGGTCCTATCAAATTGCCAATTAATTTATATGGGGAGACTAAAGTTTTCCAATGGTATTCTTGGTTACAATGTAATGAGGTTACAAATAGTGTAGAAGGAATTATCGAAAAACTCTCATCTATTAATTTAGCTGATATGCAGCAATCTAGTGTGCTTGTATATGGTGATTTTGAGAATTCTGAAGATGCCCTAATTCGTATGCATAGTATTTGTCACACCGGTGATATCTTTGGTAGTAAACGTTGTGACTGTGGATTCCAATTAAAGCAGTCTTTACAAATGATTACAGAACATGGTTCAGGTGCTTTATTTTACTTAGCGAATCATGAAGGAAGAGGAATTGGTTTGTTTAGTAAAGCAATGACGTACCTCTTGCAAGAAAATGGGTTAGATACAGTAGAAGCTAATCTGAACCTAGGTTTTGAAGATGATGTTCGAAACTATGATGATACAATTGAAGTATTAAAAGCGTTACGCTCAAAACCTGTAAAACTTATTACAAATAATCCGAAAAAATTAGAAGCTTTACAAAAAGCTGGATTAAATGTTACGAGTCGTGAACCGTTATGGGGTGATGTCTCAGAGTTTAATGAGAAATATTTGCAAACGAAGATTCAGCGTTCTGGACATTTTGAAGGGGGACACTTACATGCTTGA
- the ribD gene encoding bifunctional diaminohydroxyphosphoribosylaminopyrimidine deaminase/5-amino-6-(5-phosphoribosylamino)uracil reductase RibD has translation MLEHELYMKLALENAKAMKGQTTPNPLVGSVIVNDNRIVGVGAHMKAGEPHAEIHAIRMAGEQARGGTIYVTLEPCSHHGRTGPCAEAIVQAGIKKVVVATLDPNPLVSGRGIKILQDAGIEVLVGVCEEESKKMNEVFNKYILTKRPFVTIKSGITLDGKIATSLSDSKWITSTEARQEVHQIRNENAAILVGANTVQKDNPSLTTRIPNGRNSIRIILDSTLRIPMEANVVTDGEAPTWIFTTSNHAAKKKKALENAGVKVFVTSGEKHINLHEMLDVLGQKGVSSLLIEGGGEVNASFIENKLMDKIILYFAPKIIGGRLAPSFVEGTGITKMKDAIEFKDISFTQVGKDYRFIGYPAYRKDEK, from the coding sequence ATGCTTGAGCATGAATTGTATATGAAGCTAGCACTAGAAAATGCCAAGGCTATGAAGGGACAAACGACTCCAAATCCATTGGTTGGATCTGTAATTGTAAATGATAATCGAATTGTAGGGGTCGGAGCACATATGAAGGCCGGAGAACCACATGCCGAAATACATGCGATACGTATGGCTGGAGAACAGGCACGTGGTGGTACAATCTATGTAACTCTTGAACCTTGTTCTCATCATGGTAGAACAGGGCCATGTGCTGAAGCAATTGTACAAGCAGGAATTAAGAAGGTAGTAGTTGCTACACTTGATCCAAACCCGCTTGTTTCTGGACGTGGAATTAAAATTCTACAAGATGCAGGTATTGAAGTACTTGTAGGAGTGTGTGAAGAAGAATCTAAAAAAATGAATGAAGTCTTTAATAAATATATTTTGACAAAGCGCCCATTTGTAACGATTAAATCAGGAATTACATTAGATGGAAAAATCGCTACGTCTTTATCGGATAGTAAGTGGATTACATCTACAGAAGCAAGACAAGAAGTACACCAAATACGAAACGAAAATGCGGCTATTTTAGTAGGAGCCAATACTGTTCAAAAGGATAATCCATCATTGACAACGCGTATTCCAAATGGACGAAATTCAATTCGAATAATATTGGACTCGACATTACGCATACCGATGGAAGCTAACGTTGTTACAGATGGAGAAGCTCCTACCTGGATATTTACAACAAGTAATCATGCAGCGAAAAAAAAGAAAGCATTAGAAAATGCAGGAGTTAAAGTATTTGTTACTAGCGGAGAAAAGCATATAAACTTACATGAAATGCTTGATGTTTTAGGACAAAAAGGAGTTTCCTCCCTGCTTATTGAAGGTGGAGGAGAAGTAAATGCTTCGTTTATTGAAAATAAACTAATGGATAAAATTATTTTATATTTCGCACCTAAAATTATTGGAGGCAGATTGGCACCTAGTTTTGTAGAGGGGACTGGTATTACTAAAATGAAAGATGCAATTGAATTTAAGGATATATCATTTACCCAGGTTGGAAAAGATTATAGATTTATTGGCTATCCAGCATATCGGAAAGATGAGAAATAA
- a CDS encoding WD40/YVTN/BNR-like repeat-containing protein — translation MEKFILAFDRELVIAEKKDSTWSVQSQFVGANPVALALDPYDPERMYCGTFDRGLWRSKDGGSSWEAIGALPSFGEVFPANAIHMRAITAVSVSPAKGDDGNGIVYVGTEPSAMFVSKNGGDSFELLTDYRQMPSYSSWFFPQRTYTHHVKHIEIDANNPETIYTTIEVGGLIKSVDGGKTWTEEKEGNYPQDIHILKSHRNAPNRLYGVLGDSFLKEPGQEYAESNDGGKTWNYMCSGLKHHYAYQMAVNPNDPENIIIATSSNPHVAHDYNNGNCESFIYKKEKNQSWAEMNAGLPTPKGTIIPVLKATSDGTFYLFSNKGVYQSVDGGSNWTSLEIPWENRFMEQHPYEMLIIK, via the coding sequence ATGGAAAAATTCATATTAGCGTTTGATAGAGAACTTGTAATTGCAGAAAAAAAAGACTCAACATGGAGCGTCCAATCGCAGTTTGTAGGTGCGAATCCAGTTGCGTTAGCCTTAGATCCATACGACCCAGAAAGAATGTATTGTGGTACTTTTGATAGGGGATTATGGAGAAGTAAAGATGGAGGAAGTTCATGGGAAGCAATTGGTGCGTTACCTTCATTTGGTGAAGTGTTCCCAGCTAATGCTATTCATATGAGAGCTATTACAGCAGTTTCTGTATCTCCAGCGAAGGGGGATGACGGTAACGGGATTGTATATGTAGGAACTGAACCGAGCGCAATGTTCGTATCCAAAAATGGAGGAGACAGTTTTGAGTTGCTAACAGATTATCGACAAATGCCATCATATTCATCATGGTTCTTTCCTCAAAGAACATATACGCACCACGTAAAACATATTGAAATTGATGCTAATAATCCAGAAACTATTTATACGACTATTGAGGTAGGCGGATTAATTAAAAGTGTAGATGGAGGTAAGACATGGACTGAGGAAAAAGAGGGGAACTATCCTCAAGATATTCACATTCTTAAATCACATCGCAATGCCCCAAATCGTTTATACGGGGTGTTAGGTGATTCATTCTTGAAAGAACCAGGTCAAGAGTATGCGGAGAGTAATGATGGAGGTAAGACTTGGAACTATATGTGTAGTGGGCTAAAGCATCATTACGCATATCAAATGGCAGTTAACCCAAATGATCCAGAAAATATTATCATTGCGACATCTTCAAATCCACACGTAGCGCATGATTACAATAATGGAAATTGTGAATCATTTATTTATAAGAAAGAAAAAAATCAGTCTTGGGCAGAAATGAATGCAGGTTTACCAACTCCTAAAGGGACAATCATACCAGTATTAAAGGCAACAAGTGATGGAACGTTCTATCTATTTAGCAATAAAGGAGTGTATCAGTCAGTAGACGGTGGTTCAAATTGGACATCATTAGAGATTCCTTGGGAGAATAGATTTATGGAACAACATCCTTATGAGATGTTAATTATTAAATAA
- a CDS encoding MFS transporter: MNSYTASSSEVRTNRRSIFALLALAISAFGIGTTEFVSVGLLPSISEDLHVSVTTAGLTVSLYALGVAFGAPVLTSLTANMSRKTLLMWIMIIFIIGNGIAAVATSFTVLLIARIVSALSHGVFMSIGSTIAAALVPENKRASAIAIMFTGVTVATITGAPIGTFIGQQFGWRTSFLAIVVIGIIALIANSILIPSNMKKGTSVSFRDQFKLITNGRLLLVFIITALGYGGTFVTFTYLSPLLQEVTGFKANTVTIILLVYGIAIAIGNVIGGKLSNHNPIRALFYMFFIQAIILFVLTFTAPFKVAGLITIIFMGLFAFMNVPGLQVYVVMLAERFVPSAVDVASAINIAAFNAGIALGAYLGGIVTNSLGLIHTAWVGGIMVVGAVILTAWSMSLEKRDQVK; the protein is encoded by the coding sequence TTGAATTCATATACAGCATCGTCTTCAGAAGTTCGGACGAATCGAAGAAGTATATTTGCGTTATTAGCACTAGCAATTAGTGCGTTCGGGATTGGGACAACTGAATTTGTTAGTGTCGGTTTATTACCATCTATTTCGGAAGATTTACATGTGTCGGTTACAACAGCTGGTTTAACAGTTTCTTTATATGCGTTAGGCGTAGCGTTTGGTGCTCCAGTATTAACGTCATTAACAGCTAATATGTCACGAAAAACGTTATTAATGTGGATTATGATTATTTTCATTATTGGTAATGGCATTGCGGCAGTAGCAACAAGCTTCACTGTATTACTTATTGCGCGAATTGTTTCTGCACTTTCACATGGTGTGTTTATGTCAATTGGTTCCACGATTGCTGCGGCACTTGTACCAGAAAATAAGCGTGCTAGTGCGATTGCCATTATGTTTACTGGTGTAACAGTTGCAACTATTACAGGGGCACCAATTGGAACATTTATTGGTCAACAATTTGGCTGGAGAACATCATTTTTAGCAATTGTGGTAATTGGAATTATTGCCTTAATCGCAAATAGTATTCTCATTCCATCTAATATGAAAAAAGGTACATCTGTATCATTCCGCGATCAGTTTAAATTGATCACGAACGGAAGACTGTTACTAGTTTTCATCATTACTGCATTAGGATACGGGGGAACATTCGTAACATTTACGTATTTATCTCCGTTATTACAAGAAGTAACAGGATTTAAAGCTAATACGGTTACTATCATTTTATTAGTGTATGGAATCGCCATTGCAATAGGGAATGTGATTGGCGGAAAATTATCGAATCATAATCCAATTCGAGCGCTATTTTACATGTTCTTTATTCAAGCGATTATATTATTTGTTTTAACATTTACAGCACCATTTAAGGTAGCTGGGTTAATCACAATTATTTTCATGGGACTATTCGCATTTATGAATGTTCCAGGGTTACAAGTATATGTCGTAATGTTAGCTGAACGATTTGTACCGAGTGCTGTCGATGTTGCATCGGCAATTAATATTGCAGCGTTTAATGCTGGGATTGCTCTTGGTGCTTATTTAGGCGGTATTGTAACGAATTCGTTAGGGTTAATTCATACGGCTTGGGTAGGCGGCATTATGGTAGTAGGTGCTGTTATTTTAACAGCATGGAGTATGTCATTAGAAAAACGAGATCAAGTAAAATAA